The Tripterygium wilfordii isolate XIE 37 chromosome 21, ASM1340144v1, whole genome shotgun sequence genome segment ATGTTCCGAATTTCAATTATCAAGTTATTCTCGTTTTGATTCCGATTAATTTCATGATAATTCATAATTTTACCACCgtgaaatataaaattaaaatgaaaaaatatcacttggaatataaaaacaaacaaaaataattacaaaattaaaagaatcagggaaaaaaaatcaatctcaaGAAATCCAACTTACCCCAGGACAAGCTACAGAGAGAAACAATAaatatggaaaagaaaaagaaaaatttaatattaattataaatctaaaaattaaattatttacaatAGGATTTTgaaatcaataccaacaaaattaatttagGTTTTTGGTCTGTTTAATTTAAACCTAAACAGATAGATTAATATGGAAGCAACCAATAACGTCACACCTATGACCCCACACACCAAGCTCGCAACCACCAGCACGTGCCTCACGTGATCCTTTCCGCCTCCTCCATCTCCACCTCCATCGCCGATCGTCCAAGGCGTCGAATTGTATGAATTCATTGCGCTCGGCAATGCCACGTCGGGTGACGACGCTCTGAAGAATTCTTTCATCTCCGGCGATTCCTCCGGCGCCAGCTGCTGGAACCCTTGGTTCTGTAGCCCGTGATTGGACGGTCGTAGTTCTCGCGCACTCGAGAGCTCTCCAATGATCATGATCGAAATCAACGGCACGCAGAAGGCGACCAGGACCATCACTGTTGCGGATGCCATAGCGAATTGAGCTGTTCAGAGACGGGTTGAGGGAATTGAAGGAAGTGAAGTTATACTGAGTTGAACAGAAGACATAATTATTAGTTCATGTTGTGAGATGCAGATAAACGGTGTCGTCTCTTGTGCTCAATGACTTTTGTCGGTGGTGGACCACCTTTTTCAAAAAGCTCCACTCACCATTTTCTTATTTGTCGTTGCCAATCTCTGCTTTCAATAGGTTTGAAAGAAATGTTGAATTCTGTatgttttcattgttttgatggttgcatttgattttgctTCAGTGATTGGTACTTGGAGTGGTTAGGTAGTACATCATTTACAATTCAGTTGCCCTAATTGATCTCTTTTGTCAGCAAAACATACTAAAAATGCAGTCTTTAGTGCAGTGGAAAACCAATATCTTTATTCGAGTTCTTAacagtttagggtttagggtatctTTCTCTATGGGTATCAATTAAACCCAACAAAGCTTCCTGTGATAGCTGATTTCTGTACAGAGGATTACAAAACTATTACATGAATTATTGAATCATAAGAATTTGATTGTTCAAGTCCAgatgaaataataaatatttgaaaGAGTGATTCTCtaatatttgaattatgaaaCTTTGATGAGTATAGATTTAATATTATTGCAGTGTGCATGTATGTTAACTACTGAATGGCTTCAGTCTTGTTAGTTTAAGTTAGGAGAAGTGTGACAAAAAGATTAACATATAATACTATGTCAACTGAGTTTGAACTAGTGGATTTGAGACCATTAGACGTTTCTTCAAATATAAATTAGGTAAGTGCCTGgaaatatgatttatttttgtttgtcaaTGCTTGGGAGGAATTGCGAGCCCTTGACTTGAGTTGGCTGATATCTTTGTATATCAAATAGAAAAGAGCATCATCCCTGAACTTTATTTCAGTAAACTATCGAACATTTTTTTCTGCCTCATCTTATTGCACTGATGCTGTGATTCACTTTTAACTTGCGGAGCTTTGAGGAGGCAAAAGTAGCAATGTTGACTACAAGGCCAGTGAACTGATGAGAGCTCTAGCTACTGATATTCAGAGCTCGAGGATAGTGCCATAAATTCATTAAAGTGGACTGGCCTTCTTCAAGTTCTTCCTGTAAGTGGAATGGTAAGTAATTTTATTGACATCTGGAGATTGTAGTTTAGAGGTATTTGATGAGCAACACGTTCACTTGTTTATTTGCTTGTAGTAGTATCATTGTTTGTTCATAATTTTTGCAATATTAACTATTGCAAAACTCAAGCAGCAATGCAGCATTATGTGGAAAATGAACCACCAAATTATTCATGGGCACCTGAGGGCACTGTTATAATATGCTTCACTTCAGGTATAAACTATAGCTTATTTGATATATTTTCCTGATGATGTCTTCATAGGGCAGTTTTGTGTATCTCAAAATTTTCCCCTTTTTTGGTTTATCTATAAGCAATGGGTGATTTAattagttttcaaaagcatcgcCGTAAATTTATACTCCATAAATTCAGCACTTTCATCATTTTGATTGAAGATGTGTGAATTacttgaacaacaaaaaaaacagagCTTAAATTTTCAGAATGATGTTCTGTCACAGGAACACTTGCTAGGATTTTTAATTTGTCAAAGATTCATGCCGAAAACGGTGCAGTGCTGGCTTCATCTGAATAATTTTCTCT includes the following:
- the LOC119988083 gene encoding uncharacterized protein LOC119988083; translated protein: MASATVMVLVAFCVPLISIMIIGELSSARELRPSNHGLQNQGFQQLAPEESPEMKEFFRASSPDVALPSAMNSYNSTPWTIGDGGGDGGGGKDHVRHVLVVASLVCGVIGVTLLVASILIYLFRFKLNRPKT